A region from the Citrobacter telavivensis genome encodes:
- a CDS encoding antibiotic biosynthesis monooxygenase produces the protein MAQNTHVTLVITHTLQPDQAARYELWLGKIMPIAASFPGHLGANVIRPTDGQNLWNIIIRFDTLEHLYNWTQSDTRRLLVEEIAPLLAEGDKTEIHTEAAFWFTPPAPHVRQPLRWKQFLITLLVIFPSTNLVPWLTGMLLPSLKGTLLLHLINDACVVALVVWLWMPIVTRLFAGWLKKA, from the coding sequence ATGGCGCAAAATACACATGTGACGTTGGTGATTACGCATACGCTGCAGCCTGACCAGGCAGCGCGCTATGAGCTATGGCTAGGGAAAATTATGCCCATTGCCGCCTCGTTTCCCGGTCATCTCGGGGCGAATGTGATTCGTCCGACGGACGGGCAAAATCTGTGGAACATCATTATTCGTTTCGACACGCTTGAGCATCTCTACAACTGGACGCAGTCGGATACGCGGCGACTTCTGGTCGAGGAGATAGCCCCGCTGCTGGCGGAAGGCGATAAAACCGAGATCCACACCGAAGCGGCGTTCTGGTTTACGCCTCCCGCCCCGCATGTTCGTCAACCGCTGCGCTGGAAGCAGTTTCTGATCACCCTGTTGGTTATCTTCCCCAGCACCAATCTGGTGCCGTGGCTGACCGGCATGCTATTGCCCTCGCTGAAGGGAACGCTGTTACTGCATCTGATTAACGATGCCTGTGTGGTTGCGCTGGTGGTCTGGTTGTGGATGCCCATCGTGACCCGTTTGTTTGCCGGCTGGCTGAAAAAAGCCTGA
- a CDS encoding isochorismatase family protein: MSIRELINPSNSTLIFIDHQPQMAFGVANIDRQTLKNNTVALAKAGKIFNVPVIYTSVETKSFSGYIWPELLAVHPDVKPIERTSMNSWEDAAFVKAVAATGRKKLIISALWTEVCLTFPALMALEAGYEVYVVTDTSGGTSVDAHERAIDRMVQAGAVPVTWQQVLLEYQRDWSRKETYDAVMSLVREHSGAYGMGVDYAYTMVHGAPERKA; the protein is encoded by the coding sequence ATGTCTATTCGGGAACTGATTAATCCATCAAACTCGACGCTCATTTTTATTGACCATCAGCCGCAAATGGCATTTGGGGTGGCTAATATTGATCGCCAGACGTTGAAAAATAATACCGTTGCGTTGGCGAAGGCAGGCAAAATATTTAATGTGCCGGTCATTTATACTTCAGTCGAAACAAAAAGTTTTAGTGGTTACATCTGGCCTGAGTTACTGGCTGTGCACCCGGATGTGAAACCTATCGAACGTACCTCCATGAACTCCTGGGAAGACGCGGCATTTGTGAAAGCCGTGGCGGCGACCGGACGTAAAAAACTGATTATCTCTGCGCTATGGACCGAAGTGTGCCTGACCTTCCCGGCGCTGATGGCGCTGGAAGCCGGTTACGAAGTGTATGTCGTAACAGACACTTCCGGCGGCACCTCTGTTGATGCGCATGAACGCGCCATCGACCGTATGGTGCAGGCCGGTGCCGTACCGGTGACCTGGCAGCAGGTTCTGCTGGAGTACCAGCGTGACTGGTCGCGTAAAGAGACCTATGACGCGGTGATGAGTCTGGTTCGTGAACACAGCGGCGCCTACGGTATGGGCGTGGATTATGCCTACACCATGGTACATGGCGCACCGGAACGCAAAGCATAA
- a CDS encoding LysR family transcriptional regulator — translation MRINLDVLLILDAIDKYGTFAAAAESLFKTPAALSYMIQKLEKDLNIELLDRSGHRAKFTDTGLMMLEKGRLLLSAAKDLEKQALQLSSGWEKELVIALDVSFPFEVLLPLIDAFHAQNKQTQLKFSYHTLAGSWEELTHNGADIILGAINEPPTSAAWSYKMLGTLDNVFVVAPDHPLAAISDKLTNEQLCLHRAIVISDSARFCHPIQTNLMEEQPQIHVDDFHSKVALLRAGMGCGFLPRHIASPWLATGELVEKSVISFREKDVAYMAWRDGRNGLAHRWWRETLLASHDIARLYQ, via the coding sequence ATGCGCATAAATCTGGACGTTCTGCTTATCCTGGACGCCATCGACAAATACGGTACTTTTGCCGCCGCAGCCGAATCGTTGTTTAAAACGCCTGCAGCACTCAGCTATATGATTCAGAAGCTGGAAAAAGACCTGAACATCGAACTGCTTGACCGCTCCGGGCATCGGGCCAAATTCACCGATACCGGGCTGATGATGCTGGAAAAGGGGCGCTTGCTGCTCAGTGCGGCAAAAGATCTGGAAAAGCAGGCGCTGCAGTTGAGCTCCGGCTGGGAGAAAGAGCTGGTCATTGCGCTGGATGTCTCCTTTCCCTTTGAGGTGCTGTTACCCCTCATCGACGCCTTTCACGCGCAGAACAAACAGACGCAGCTTAAATTTTCGTACCACACGCTGGCAGGGTCATGGGAAGAGTTAACGCATAATGGCGCGGATATCATTCTTGGCGCGATTAACGAACCGCCGACCTCCGCCGCGTGGTCCTACAAAATGTTAGGCACTCTGGATAATGTCTTTGTGGTGGCGCCCGATCATCCGTTGGCCGCAATCTCTGACAAATTGACGAATGAACAACTCTGCCTGCACCGCGCCATTGTCATTAGCGACAGCGCACGCTTTTGCCACCCGATACAAACCAACCTGATGGAAGAACAGCCGCAGATTCATGTCGATGATTTTCACAGCAAAGTGGCGCTACTGCGCGCCGGGATGGGCTGCGGGTTTCTGCCGCGGCATATCGCCAGCCCGTGGCTTGCCACGGGCGAACTGGTCGAAAAAAGCGTCATCTCTTTTCGTGAAAAAGATGTCGCCTATATGGCATGGCGCGATGGGCGAAACGGGCTGGCGCATCGTTGGTGGCGGGAAACGCTGCTTGCCAGCCACGACATCGCGCGGCTGTATCAGTGA
- the malZ gene encoding maltodextrin glucosidase: protein MLNAWHLPVAPFVKQNKDQLTITLWLTGENLPQRVTLRAENDNEETALAMHKLRTPPSPGVTAWRAAIDLRSGQPRRRYSFKLLWLDRQLWFTPQGFSRFPPARLEQFAVDAPDSGPQWVADQVFYQIFPDRFARSSSRDAQQDKVYYHHAAGQEIVLREWDEPLTAQAGGSTFYGGDLDGISEKLPYLKKLGVTALYLNPVFTAPSVHKYDTEDYRHVDPQFGGDPALMRLRLKTQQQGMRLVLDGVFNHSGDSHAWFDRHHRGSGGACHHPDSPWRDWYSFSPDGVALDWLGYPSLPKLDYQSESLVNEMYRGEDSIVRHWLKAPWNMDGWRLDVVHMLGEAGGARNNLQHVAGIAQAAKETQPEAYVFGEHFGDARQWLQADAEDAAMNYRGFTFPLWGFLANTDISYDPQQIDAQTCMAWMDNYRAGLSHQQQLRMFNQLDSHDTARFKSLLGKDAARLPLAVVWLFSWPGVPCIYYGDEVGLDGDNDPFCRKTFPWQAEKQDAALLALYQRMAKLRHRIPALRYGGCQVIYAEDNVVVFLRVYQQQRVLVAINRGEACEVVLPASPLLNVTEWGCKEGKGQLSDDILTLPAISATLWLNH from the coding sequence ATGTTGAACGCCTGGCACCTACCGGTTGCCCCATTTGTTAAGCAAAACAAAGACCAACTGACCATTACGCTCTGGTTGACGGGGGAGAACCTGCCGCAGCGCGTTACGCTACGTGCGGAAAATGACAACGAAGAAACCGCGCTGGCGATGCACAAACTGCGCACGCCGCCGTCTCCGGGCGTGACCGCCTGGCGTGCGGCGATCGATCTTCGCAGCGGACAGCCGCGTCGACGCTACAGCTTCAAGCTGCTCTGGCTCGATCGTCAGCTGTGGTTCACGCCGCAAGGGTTCAGCCGCTTTCCACCTGCCCGTCTGGAGCAATTTGCCGTGGATGCGCCGGACAGTGGACCGCAGTGGGTTGCCGATCAGGTTTTCTACCAGATCTTTCCTGACCGTTTTGCTCGTAGTTCGTCACGCGACGCCCAGCAGGATAAGGTCTATTACCATCACGCGGCCGGGCAGGAGATTGTGCTGCGAGAGTGGGACGAACCGTTGACCGCGCAGGCCGGCGGATCCACGTTTTATGGCGGCGATCTCGACGGTATCAGCGAAAAGTTGCCGTATCTGAAAAAGCTGGGCGTCACCGCGCTGTACCTGAACCCGGTATTCACCGCCCCGAGCGTGCATAAATATGATACCGAGGATTACCGTCACGTTGACCCGCAGTTTGGCGGCGACCCGGCGCTGATGCGACTGCGGCTGAAAACGCAACAGCAGGGGATGCGCCTGGTGCTGGACGGCGTGTTTAACCACAGCGGTGATTCCCACGCGTGGTTCGATCGTCATCATCGTGGCTCTGGCGGCGCGTGCCACCATCCGGATTCCCCCTGGCGCGACTGGTACAGCTTCTCGCCGGACGGCGTCGCGCTGGACTGGCTGGGCTACCCCAGTCTGCCGAAGCTGGATTATCAGTCCGAAAGTCTGGTCAATGAAATGTATCGCGGTGAAGACAGCATCGTTCGTCACTGGTTGAAAGCGCCGTGGAACATGGACGGCTGGCGTCTTGACGTCGTGCATATGCTGGGAGAAGCGGGCGGCGCGCGTAATAACCTTCAGCACGTCGCGGGGATCGCCCAGGCGGCAAAGGAAACGCAGCCGGAAGCTTACGTCTTTGGTGAACACTTTGGCGATGCGCGACAGTGGCTACAGGCGGATGCTGAAGATGCCGCCATGAACTACCGTGGCTTCACCTTCCCGCTATGGGGCTTTCTTGCCAATACCGATATCTCTTACGATCCCCAGCAGATTGACGCGCAAACCTGTATGGCGTGGATGGATAACTACCGCGCCGGTCTCTCTCATCAACAGCAGTTGCGGATGTTCAATCAGCTCGACAGCCACGATACCGCGCGTTTCAAATCGCTGTTGGGCAAAGATGCCGCCCGCCTGCCGCTGGCGGTAGTCTGGCTATTTAGCTGGCCCGGTGTGCCCTGTATCTATTACGGTGATGAGGTGGGGCTGGATGGCGATAACGATCCGTTCTGCCGCAAGACGTTTCCCTGGCAGGCGGAAAAACAGGATGCCGCATTGCTTGCCCTGTATCAGCGGATGGCGAAGTTGAGACATCGCATCCCGGCGCTGCGTTACGGCGGATGTCAGGTTATCTATGCAGAAGATAACGTGGTGGTGTTTTTGCGCGTCTACCAGCAGCAGCGCGTGCTGGTGGCCATTAACCGCGGCGAGGCCTGTGAAGTGGTGCTCCCGGCCTCACCGCTGCTGAACGTGACAGAATGGGGCTGTAAAGAAGGGAAAGGGCAGTTGTCTGACGACATACTGACGCTGCCGGCCATTTCCGCCACGCTCTGGCTGAATCACTGA
- the proY gene encoding proline-specific permease ProY: protein MESNNKLKRGLSTRHIRFMALGSAIGTGLFYGSADAIKMAGPSVLLAYIIGGVAAYIIMRALGEMSVHNPSASSFSRYAQENLGPLAGYITGWTYCFEILIVAIADVTAFGIYMGVWFPTVPHWIWVLSVVLIICAINLMSVKVFGELEFWFSFFKVATIIIMIVAGFGIIIWGIGNGGQPTGIHNLWSNGGFFSNGWLGMVMSLQMVMFAYGGIEIIGITAGEAKDPEKSIPRAINSVPMRILVFYVGTLFVIMSIYPWNQVGTDGSPFVLTFQHLGITFAASILNFVVLTASLSAINSDVFGVGRMLHGMAEQGSAPKVFAKTSRRGIPWVTVMVMTIALLFAVYLNYIMPENVFLVIASLATFATVWVWIMILLSQIAFRRRLPPEEVKALKFKVPGGVATTIVGLIFLVFIIGLIGYHPDTRISLYVGCGWIVLLMIGWMFKRRRDRQVAEAQ from the coding sequence ATGGAAAGTAATAACAAGCTGAAGCGTGGGCTAAGCACCCGACACATTCGCTTTATGGCCCTGGGCTCAGCAATCGGCACCGGGCTGTTTTATGGCTCTGCGGACGCCATCAAAATGGCCGGGCCGAGCGTGCTGCTGGCCTACATTATCGGCGGGGTGGCGGCCTATATCATTATGCGCGCGTTGGGGGAAATGTCCGTACACAATCCCTCTGCCAGTTCATTTTCACGCTATGCGCAGGAAAACCTCGGCCCACTCGCGGGTTACATTACCGGCTGGACCTACTGCTTTGAAATTCTGATTGTCGCCATTGCCGATGTGACCGCATTCGGTATCTATATGGGCGTCTGGTTTCCGACGGTTCCGCACTGGATCTGGGTGCTTAGCGTGGTGCTGATCATCTGCGCCATCAACCTGATGAGCGTAAAAGTGTTTGGCGAACTGGAGTTCTGGTTCTCCTTCTTTAAAGTCGCCACCATCATCATCATGATTGTGGCCGGCTTCGGCATCATCATCTGGGGGATTGGCAACGGCGGACAACCGACCGGGATCCATAACCTGTGGAGCAACGGTGGTTTCTTCAGCAATGGCTGGCTGGGGATGGTGATGTCGCTACAGATGGTGATGTTCGCCTACGGCGGTATTGAAATCATCGGTATCACCGCCGGGGAAGCGAAGGACCCGGAGAAATCCATTCCGCGCGCCATTAACTCGGTGCCGATGCGTATTCTGGTGTTCTACGTGGGGACGCTGTTCGTCATTATGTCTATCTACCCGTGGAATCAGGTGGGAACCGACGGCAGCCCGTTTGTGCTGACCTTTCAGCATCTTGGCATTACGTTTGCTGCCAGCATTCTCAACTTTGTGGTGCTCACCGCGTCACTATCGGCGATCAACTCTGACGTCTTTGGCGTCGGTCGCATGTTGCACGGGATGGCAGAGCAGGGCAGTGCGCCAAAAGTGTTCGCTAAAACCTCGCGCCGGGGGATCCCATGGGTCACCGTGATGGTGATGACTATCGCCCTGCTGTTCGCGGTGTATCTGAACTACATCATGCCGGAAAACGTCTTCCTGGTGATTGCGTCGCTGGCGACCTTCGCGACGGTGTGGGTGTGGATTATGATCCTGCTGTCGCAAATTGCTTTCCGTCGTCGTCTGCCGCCGGAAGAGGTGAAGGCGCTGAAGTTTAAAGTGCCGGGCGGTGTGGCAACGACCATTGTGGGCCTGATTTTCCTCGTATTTATCATTGGGCTGATTGGCTATCATCCGGACACCCGCATTTCGCTGTACGTTGGCTGTGGCTGGATTGTTCTGCTGATGATTGGCTGGATGTTCAAGCGCCGTCGTGACCGTCAGGTCGCCGAAGCGCAGTAA
- the brnQ gene encoding branched-chain amino acid transporter carrier protein BrnQ yields MTHQLKSRDIIALGFMTFALFVGAGNIIFPPMVGLQAGENVWMAAVGFLITAVGLPVLTVVALAKVGGGVDSLSTPIGKVAGVLLATVCYLAVGPLFATPRTATVSFEVGIAPLTGDSTLPLFIYSVVYFSIVILVSLYPGKLLDTVGNFLAPLKILALIVLSVAAIIWPAGPISHAMEAYQTAAFSNGFVNGYLTMDTLGAMVFGIVIVNAARSRGVTEARLLTRYTVWAGLMAGVGLTLLYLALFRLGSDSATLVDQSANGAAILHAYVQHTFGGAGSLLLAALIFIACLVTAVGLTCACAEFFAQYVPLSYRTLVFILGGFSMVVSNLGLSHLIQISIPVLTAIYPPCIALVVLSFTRSWWHNSTRVIAPAMFISLIFGILDGIKASAIGDVLPAWTQRLPLAEQGLAWLMPTVVMVVLAVVWDRAAGRQVTSSAH; encoded by the coding sequence ATGACCCATCAGTTAAAATCGCGCGATATTATTGCGCTGGGCTTTATGACTTTTGCGCTGTTCGTCGGCGCAGGGAACATCATCTTTCCTCCAATGGTTGGTTTGCAGGCTGGCGAAAACGTCTGGATGGCGGCTGTCGGCTTTTTGATCACGGCCGTGGGGCTACCGGTGCTGACGGTTGTCGCGCTGGCGAAAGTCGGTGGTGGTGTTGACAGTCTGAGCACGCCTATCGGCAAAGTGGCTGGCGTTCTGCTGGCGACCGTCTGCTATCTGGCCGTCGGTCCGTTATTCGCTACGCCGCGCACCGCAACGGTCTCTTTTGAAGTGGGCATTGCCCCACTGACCGGCGACTCGACTCTGCCGCTGTTTATCTACAGCGTAGTCTATTTTTCAATTGTAATTCTGGTGTCGCTGTATCCGGGTAAACTGCTGGATACCGTGGGGAACTTCCTGGCGCCGCTGAAGATTCTGGCGTTGATTGTGCTTTCCGTTGCGGCAATCATCTGGCCTGCTGGCCCGATCAGTCATGCGATGGAAGCTTATCAGACGGCGGCATTTTCCAATGGCTTCGTTAACGGCTACCTGACGATGGATACGCTGGGCGCGATGGTCTTTGGTATCGTTATTGTTAACGCGGCGCGCTCTCGCGGTGTGACCGAAGCGCGTCTGCTGACCCGCTATACCGTCTGGGCGGGACTGATGGCGGGCGTCGGATTAACGCTGCTGTACCTGGCGCTGTTCCGCCTCGGGTCAGACAGCGCTACGCTGGTCGATCAGTCGGCGAACGGCGCAGCGATTCTGCACGCTTATGTCCAGCACACCTTTGGCGGTGCGGGTAGCCTGCTGCTGGCGGCGCTGATCTTTATCGCCTGTCTGGTGACGGCGGTCGGCCTGACCTGCGCCTGTGCAGAGTTCTTCGCTCAGTATGTGCCGCTGTCTTACCGCACGCTGGTGTTCATTCTTGGTGGGTTCTCGATGGTGGTTTCCAACCTGGGGCTCAGCCATCTGATCCAGATCTCTATTCCGGTGCTGACGGCGATTTATCCCCCGTGTATCGCACTCGTTGTGTTAAGTTTTACCCGCTCATGGTGGCATAATTCGACCCGCGTCATTGCACCGGCAATGTTTATCAGCCTGATTTTTGGTATCCTTGATGGTATTAAAGCATCGGCAATCGGCGACGTGTTACCGGCCTGGACCCAGCGCTTACCGCTGGCGGAACAAGGTCTGGCGTGGTTAATGCCCACTGTTGTGATGGTGGTCCTGGCGGTTGTCTGGGATCGCGCGGCGGGTCGGCAGGTGACCTCCAGCGCACACTAA
- the phoR gene encoding phosphate regulon sensor histidine kinase PhoR yields the protein MLERLSWKRLVLELILCCIPALILSAFFGYLPWFLLASVTGLLIWHFWNLLRLSWWLWVDRSMTPPPGRGSWEPLLYGLHQMQLRNKKRRRELGNLIKRFRSGAESLPDAVVLTTEEGGIFWCNGLAQQVLGLRWPDDSGQNILNLLRYPEFTQYLKLRDFSRPLNLVLNTGRHLEIRVMPYTDKQLLMVARDMTQMHQLEGARRNFFANVSHELRTPLTVLQGYLEMMHEQTLEGATREKALLTMREQTSRMEGLVKQLLTLSKIEAAPTLLLNEQVDVPMMLRMVEREAQTLSQQKHTFSFEVDNQLKVLGNEEQLRSAMSNLVYNAVNHTPAGTHITVRWHAAPYGAEFSVEDNGPGIAPEHIPRLTERFYRVDKARSRQTGGSGLGLAIVKHALNHHESRLNIESQLGKGTRFSFVLPERLIAKKSA from the coding sequence GTGCTGGAACGGCTGTCATGGAAAAGGCTGGTGCTGGAACTGATACTTTGCTGTATCCCGGCCTTGATCCTAAGTGCATTTTTTGGTTACCTGCCGTGGTTTTTACTGGCATCGGTAACAGGACTGCTGATCTGGCATTTCTGGAATTTATTACGCCTCTCATGGTGGCTGTGGGTCGACAGAAGCATGACGCCGCCGCCGGGACGAGGCAGTTGGGAACCGCTGCTGTACGGTTTGCATCAGATGCAACTGCGCAATAAAAAGCGCCGTCGCGAGCTGGGCAATCTGATTAAACGCTTTCGCAGCGGGGCAGAGTCACTGCCCGATGCGGTGGTGTTGACCACTGAAGAGGGTGGGATCTTCTGGTGTAATGGCCTCGCGCAACAGGTGCTGGGCTTACGCTGGCCGGACGATAGCGGACAAAACATCCTGAACCTGCTGCGCTACCCGGAGTTTACGCAGTACCTTAAGCTGCGGGATTTTAGCCGACCGTTAAATCTGGTACTCAATACCGGTCGACACCTGGAAATTCGCGTCATGCCGTACACCGATAAGCAACTGCTGATGGTGGCGCGCGACATGACACAGATGCACCAGCTTGAAGGCGCGAGACGCAATTTCTTTGCCAACGTGAGCCATGAACTGCGCACCCCGCTAACGGTGTTGCAGGGCTATCTCGAGATGATGCACGAACAGACGCTGGAAGGGGCAACGCGCGAAAAAGCGCTATTGACAATGCGTGAACAAACCTCGCGCATGGAAGGACTGGTGAAACAGTTGCTTACGCTGTCGAAAATTGAAGCCGCACCGACGCTTCTGCTCAATGAACAGGTCGATGTGCCGATGATGCTGCGTATGGTCGAACGTGAAGCGCAGACGCTCAGCCAGCAGAAGCACACGTTCAGCTTTGAGGTGGATAACCAGCTCAAAGTGCTGGGGAATGAAGAACAACTGCGTAGCGCAATGTCCAACCTGGTGTATAACGCAGTGAATCATACGCCAGCGGGAACCCATATCACCGTCCGCTGGCACGCGGCGCCGTACGGCGCGGAGTTTAGCGTGGAAGATAACGGGCCAGGCATTGCGCCGGAACATATCCCGCGGTTAACGGAGCGGTTTTATCGCGTTGATAAAGCGCGATCGCGGCAAACGGGCGGCAGTGGACTGGGACTGGCTATCGTAAAACATGCGCTGAATCATCATGAAAGTCGCCTGAATATCGAGAGTCAACTGGGCAAAGGCACGCGCTTTAGTTTTGTGCTGCCGGAACGATTAATTGCCAAAAAAAGTGCTTAA
- the phoB gene encoding phosphate response regulator transcription factor PhoB — protein sequence MARRILVVEDEAPIREMVCFVLEQNGFQPVEAEDYDSAVNQLNEPWPDLILLDWMLPGGSGLQFIKHLKREAMTRDIPVMMLTARGEEEDRVRGLETGADDYITKPFSPKELVARIKAVMRRISPMAVEEVIEMQGLSLDPTSHRVMTGENPLDMGPTEFKLLHFFMTHPERVYSREQLLNHVWGTNVYVEDRTVDVHIRRLRKALETSGHDRMVQTVRGTGYRFSTRF from the coding sequence ATGGCGAGACGTATTCTGGTCGTAGAAGATGAAGCTCCAATTCGCGAAATGGTCTGTTTCGTGCTTGAGCAAAATGGTTTTCAGCCCGTTGAAGCTGAAGATTATGACAGTGCGGTGAACCAGCTTAATGAACCCTGGCCGGATTTGATCCTTCTTGACTGGATGTTGCCCGGCGGTTCTGGTCTACAGTTTATTAAACACCTCAAGCGTGAAGCGATGACCCGGGATATTCCGGTCATGATGTTGACCGCCAGAGGGGAAGAAGAGGATCGCGTACGTGGCCTGGAAACCGGTGCGGACGACTACATTACTAAACCGTTCTCCCCGAAAGAACTGGTTGCCCGTATCAAAGCGGTGATGCGCCGGATTTCGCCGATGGCGGTGGAAGAAGTCATCGAGATGCAGGGGCTAAGCCTGGATCCCACATCGCACCGCGTGATGACCGGCGAAAATCCGCTTGATATGGGGCCGACGGAATTTAAACTCCTGCATTTCTTCATGACCCACCCCGAACGGGTATACAGCCGCGAACAGCTGCTGAACCACGTCTGGGGCACCAACGTCTACGTTGAGGATCGTACGGTCGATGTGCACATTCGCCGTCTGCGCAAGGCGCTGGAAACCAGCGGCCACGATCGGATGGTACAAACGGTTCGCGGGACAGGGTATCGTTTTTCGACCCGTTTTTGA
- the sbcD gene encoding exonuclease subunit SbcD, whose protein sequence is MRILHTSDWHLGQNFYSKSRAAEHQAFLDWLLETAVEQQVDAIVVAGDIFDTGSPPSYAREIYNRFVVNLQQTGCHLVVLAGNHDSVATLNESREILAFLNTTVVASAGCAPQILNRRDGQPGAVLCPVPFLRPRDIISSQAGLSGQEKQQHLLGAITDYYQQQYEAACALRGDLALPIIATGHLTTVGASKSDAVRDIYIGTLDAFPAQNFPPADYIALGHIHRAQKIGGTEHIRYCGSPIALSFDECGKNKYVHRVDFLDGKLASVEELTVPVTQPLAVLKGDLAAITEQLEQWRDSEQSPPVWLDIEITTDEYLHDMQRKIQALTETLPVEVLLVRRSREQRERMLSNERRETLSELSVDEVFSRRLALEELEPPQCERLTSLFHRTLQTLSGEHEA, encoded by the coding sequence ATGCGCATCCTTCACACCTCTGACTGGCATCTGGGACAAAATTTTTACAGCAAAAGCCGCGCCGCTGAACATCAGGCCTTTCTCGACTGGCTGCTGGAAACGGCGGTCGAACAGCAGGTGGATGCGATAGTCGTTGCAGGCGATATCTTCGATACCGGCTCACCGCCAAGCTATGCCCGTGAGATCTACAACCGTTTTGTGGTCAACCTGCAGCAAACGGGCTGTCATCTGGTGGTATTAGCAGGAAACCATGACTCCGTCGCTACGCTGAATGAATCCCGCGAGATTCTGGCGTTTCTCAATACCACGGTTGTGGCCAGCGCTGGCTGCGCGCCGCAAATACTGAATCGTCGCGACGGTCAACCTGGCGCAGTGCTGTGTCCGGTGCCGTTTCTACGCCCGCGCGACATTATCAGCAGCCAGGCGGGCCTGTCCGGTCAAGAAAAACAGCAGCATCTGCTGGGTGCCATCACCGACTATTACCAACAGCAATACGAGGCTGCCTGCGCATTGCGCGGCGATCTCGCCCTGCCGATTATTGCCACCGGCCACCTGACCACCGTCGGCGCCAGTAAAAGTGACGCCGTTCGTGACATTTATATTGGCACGCTGGATGCTTTTCCGGCACAGAACTTCCCGCCCGCCGATTACATCGCGCTGGGCCACATCCATCGGGCGCAGAAGATTGGCGGCACAGAGCATATCCGCTACTGCGGCTCCCCCATCGCGCTGAGTTTTGACGAATGCGGCAAAAACAAATACGTGCATCGGGTGGACTTCCTGGACGGCAAGTTAGCCAGCGTCGAAGAACTCACCGTTCCGGTCACACAACCGCTGGCGGTGTTGAAAGGCGATCTCGCCGCGATTACCGAACAGCTGGAGCAGTGGCGCGATAGCGAGCAAAGCCCTCCGGTCTGGCTGGATATCGAAATCACCACCGATGAATACCTGCATGATATGCAGCGTAAAATTCAGGCGCTGACGGAAACGCTGCCCGTTGAGGTGCTGTTAGTCCGCCGCAGCCGGGAGCAGCGCGAGCGCATGTTGAGTAACGAACGCCGGGAAACGCTGAGCGAACTGAGCGTGGACGAGGTATTTTCACGCCGCCTGGCGCTGGAAGAACTTGAGCCGCCTCAGTGCGAACGTTTGACATCACTTTTTCACCGCACGTTACAGACACTTTCCGGGGAGCATGAGGCATGA